GTGTTTCCTTTATTACTGCTTTGAGATATGGAAGCCTTTGAATGTCATCTTCATTTATGAAATCTTTGTCTCCAAATAAACCTCTAATTTCactttgaagctttttcatagCTTTAGGGTTCTTCAAAAGTTCATTCATTGCCCAAACTGTTGTATCTGCACTTGGGTCTGTTCCAGCTGTAAAGATGTTCTGCATTCATATTCAACAATCATGTTAGACCTAATTCCATAGCagatattgtatttatttgaagGACTATGTtatgtgtacactaaaatcagccaccaaagtcacgttaaaatataaatacacattaaaaataaattaaaccatacatatatttatatataaatacgcTGGTGAGtacgaataatatttttgttatttaaaaatgtttttaacgAAAATCTAGTTGAATTCAAGGGTAAGCCATATCAGATGACAGACCAAACTTCTAAATAAGAGAAAGTTAGTAAAATGAAAAAAGTGAGAATCTAATAACTCTTGAATTATAGGACAGATATTCCCAcgataaaaattacaaattcaattatgactaactcattattttgtagttaaattatataattggtCCCTACACTTTTAGTGAAATTATAAATTGATCCTTacactttaaaaatttgtaattggattcctaaagataattaaaatttgcaatttAATTCCTATCGTTCAAAAAGTGTttaatttaatagaatatttttagcatattctctattttaacagaatattttcagcatattctgaaaatattctgttaaatcaaCACTTTTTGACCGGCGATGACTAAATTGCAGATTTTAACTCTCTTTACGGATtcaattacaaaatttttaaagtgtAGGACCAATTTACAATAATTTCACTGAAAATGTAGGACCAACCGTGTAATTTAATCTTATTTTGttactttataatttttctcattttaatttttttctaattaaataaattaaattcaataaccaataataatttcttttaactaaagcaaaaaatattaaaaagatgcTAGCTATAATTACTTACCATGAGCACAGCTTTTATATGATCTAGAGTGAGATCAAAGGAGAGTGAGTGATCATTCATCATCTCTAGAAAGATATCAATGATGTCTTTAACTTGTTGCTCATTGGATTTATTAGCCCTAGCTGAATCCATATGGTCAAAGATAACTCTTTCATAGAACTTGTCCAATTCCTTGAAGTTCTTATCTAGCCTCCAAAGTGTTCCTCTAAGCCAATCAACCCACCCCAACATGGGAAAATGATCTGAAAAGTAAAACTCAACCAACAATGCTTGAGCCTCATTTAGCAACACTTGCAACTTGCTCCTTTGGCCACACCCTAATTCTTCATCAACAACATGGTACTCATTACCATATTCTTTCCCAAAAGCAACCCTACATATCAAAGTGTTGGTAAAAAACATCAAAGTGTCACTCAAGTTTACAACTTTGTTTGAATCTTCATGTTGGGATATCCTCCTAATCATGTTTGCAACCTCTTGTTCTCTAAAGGGTCTAAAAGAATGGACCCTTTGAGAGCTAAAAAGGTGCAAAACACAAAGCTTCTTCATCTCTCTCCAATAAGGGCTATAAGGTGCAAAACCTAAGTCCAAGCCATTATATGACAATTTCCTTAGGCCTAAGTAAGGTGGCCTACTTGCAAATTTGAGGTCATGTGTCTTTAACACTTCTTTGGCTAATTTTGATGAGGAAATAACAAGGGCTTGGGTTGAACCAAGTTTGAAGGACATGATGGGGCCATAGTGTTTGGAGAGTTCTCTAAAATAGTGATGTGGGGATTTGGCATCAAGTTGGTGGAGATTTCCAATTAGAGGAAGGCCTTTAGGGCCAGGTGGAAGTGGTGTTCTTGATCTTGTTCTTGTGTTTCTTTGTGTGATAATGAAGAGAACAAAGATGGATACTAAACTTAGAATAACAACTAGGCTCTCCATCTTGCAAGCATACAGATTCTAGCACCATCTTTCAAATTTATAGAACCAATCAtgtctttgtttttttatgtagaatttaattaatagaacggaccattaataaataatagttaggcttattagaaattattgagagtataaataagaaattatactatgtaataaaagaaaaagaaggaaatgaATGGAATaggataaatttaaatttattataaagttTAGGAAAATTTTCACCACTTTATTGAAATAGTAATGTACTGGGTAGAATAGGTAGatagtttaaattttgtttgataGTATATGCGTAATTCCTAAAACATTCATGTGTcgtgctcaaatataaatagtaacTTTAAGATTTTAGTCTTTAATATACCAAAACTGCCTCAATAACTCTTTTTCTATCGAAGGAATTACAATTCAGTCATCTTATTAAGGATATAAAAGATTTTAATTGAATAAGACTGAGacaatttttcaattaatttctaatttttataactaaaaatacattttcacactataatatatataattttttgtgattcagtataaataatttggattaatGAAATAATTTATTCCAACATGCATACACTTTGTTGGGACTCATACAACCTATTTTACCATGtaaccaactaaaaaaaattaaatccaaatctAATTTACTGGTCAAGTACCACTCATTGTTAATAGTCTATCATGACTGCTAAAGAAACAGCTCATCAGCTTCAAATTGGTTATTAGTCCTTAGCTG
This portion of the Arachis duranensis cultivar V14167 chromosome 6, aradu.V14167.gnm2.J7QH, whole genome shotgun sequence genome encodes:
- the LOC107493271 gene encoding cytochrome P450 83B1, translating into MESLVVILSLVSIFVLFIITQRNTRTRSRTPLPPGPKGLPLIGNLHQLDAKSPHHYFRELSKHYGPIMSFKLGSTQALVISSSKLAKEVLKTHDLKFASRPPYLGLRKLSYNGLDLGFAPYSPYWREMKKLCVLHLFSSQRVHSFRPFREQEVANMIRRISQHEDSNKVVNLSDTLMFFTNTLICRVAFGKEYGNEYHVVDEELGCGQRSKLQVLLNEAQALLVEFYFSDHFPMLGWVDWLRGTLWRLDKNFKELDKFYERVIFDHMDSARANKSNEQQVKDIIDIFLEMMNDHSLSFDLTLDHIKAVLMNIFTAGTDPSADTTVWAMNELLKNPKAMKKLQSEIRGLFGDKDFINEDDIQRLPYLKAVIKETLRMFPPSPLLLPRETIETCNIEGYEIKPKTLVYVNAWAIARDPKNWKDPEEFCPERFIENPIDLKGNDFELIPFGSGRRICPAMNMGLVTIEIALANLVHSFDWSLPIGFDNEEMFDTQVKPGITMHKKNDLFLVAKKHVP